The following are from one region of the Heterodontus francisci isolate sHetFra1 chromosome 34, sHetFra1.hap1, whole genome shotgun sequence genome:
- the LOC137348761 gene encoding probable G-protein coupled receptor 139 yields MIVILSRGRCGLSRCINYYLMSMAVTDLLVNLTTVILNRIVGIYFPASFLFITPICSLRNALSFAIMDSSAWLTVAFTFDRFIAICCQKLKIKYCTEKTAAWVIRIVSALSCLKNAFWYFTYAPLYISNNIPWFCTIKLIFYTSPAWAAFDWIRSISTSCLPFILILLLNALTVRHILVASKVRRRLRAHSNGETQSDPEMEKRRNSIVLLFCISGSFMLLYLLILINFLYVRIAKVKYFSGSNFSESNFILDQSGYMLQILSSCVNPFIYAGTQRKFREELKNGVKYPLCVIVKLFK; encoded by the coding sequence atgattgtgatcctgtcccgaggaagatgtggTCTCTCGAGATGTATCAATTACTACCTGATGTCCATGGCTGTGACGGATCTATTGGTCAACTTGACTACTGTGATATTAAATCGGATTGTTGGTATTTATTTCCCAGCCAGTTTCCTGTTCATCACACCCATATGCAGTCTCCGTAATGCCCTAAGCTTTGCGATCATGGACAGTTCTGCCTGGTTAACGGTCGcttttacctttgatcgatttatagctatttgttgccagaagctgaaaataaaatactgcactgagaaaacggcAGCGTGGGTTATCAGAATCGTGTCTGCACTGAGCTGTTTAAAAAATGCCTTCTGGTATTTTACATATGCACCTTTGTACATAAGTAACAATATACCCTGGTTCTGCACcataaaattaatattttatacGTCACCTGCATGGGCTGCATTTGACTGGATTCGCTCCATTTCAACCtcttgtctcccattcattctgattttactgctcaatgctctgacggtCAGGCATATTCTAGttgccagtaaagtccgcaggagactccgggcccacagcaatggagagactcagagtgacccagagatggagaagcggagaaactccattgttttactcttctgcatctcgggcagtttcatGCTGTTATATTTGCTCATTCTTATAAATTTCCTTTATGTCCGAATCGCAAAAGTTAAGTATTTTTCTGGTTCCAATTTCAGTGAATCAAATTTTATTCTGGACCAAAGCGGATATATGCTTCAGATTTTGAGTTCCTGTGTCAAtccatttatttatgcagggacccagagaaaattcagagaggagttaaagaatggagtgaaatatccactATGTGTAATTGTTAAATTGTTTAAATGA